A stretch of Oryza brachyantha chromosome 4, ObraRS2, whole genome shotgun sequence DNA encodes these proteins:
- the LOC121054276 gene encoding auxin-responsive protein SAUR71-like, which yields MTMRGLMRCVSTGSCRVAPGARAAVPAAASGAGAGKVPAGHVPVEVGAEGEETERFVVPAELLARPPIAELLRRAAQEYGYARRGPLRIPCPAAAFRRLLGALTAAGAGDGGLTLAYFSVVV from the coding sequence atgaCGATGAGGGGGTTGATGCGGTGCGTGTCGACGGGGTCGTGCAGGGTGGCGCCGGGCGCGAGGGCGGCggttccggcggcggcgtccggggCCGGGGCGGGGAAGGTGCCGGCGGGGCACGTGCCGGTGGAGGTGGgagcggagggggaggagacggAGCGGTTCGTGGTGCCGGCCGAGCTGCTGGCCCGCCCGCCCATCGCCGAgctgctccgccgcgccgcgcaggAGTACGGCTACGCGCGGCGGGGGCCCCTGCGCATCccctgccccgccgccgccttccgccgcctcctcggcgccctcaccgccgccggcgccggcgacggcggcctcaCGCTCGCCTACTTCAGCGTGGTGGTGTAG
- the LOC107304109 gene encoding auxin-responsive protein SAUR71, with product MGWRRNDGGGGGEAVPRGCVALLLVGDGDGDGGGVEITRVVVEVTALGQPRVGALLEKAATEFGYGQDGVLRIPCSADEFRRALAMDAAGAR from the coding sequence ATGGGATGGAGGaggaacgacggcggcggcggcggcgaggccgtgcCGAGGGGGTGCGTGGCGCTGCTgctggtcggcgacggcgacggcgacggcggcggagtggAGATCAcgagggtggtggtggaggtgacGGCGCTGGGGCAGCCGCGGGTGGGGGCGCTGCtggagaaggcggcgacggagtTCGGGTACGGCCAGGACGGCGTGCTGCGGATCCCCTGCTCCGCCGACGAGTTCCGGCGAGCCCTCGCCATGGACGCCGCCGGGGCTCGGTGA